Below is a window of Malania oleifera isolate guangnan ecotype guangnan chromosome 1, ASM2987363v1, whole genome shotgun sequence DNA.
ttgtaaccctgATTTTGATAGATAGTGAATTTCAGCCGCCACTTACTCCCGTGAACGtgggcacattgccgaaccacattaatTCTTATGtcattgtttatttgctttccttattatttgtgtgattgtgtttttcgTACTGTTCATCGTTAGTTGTTGCATTACACGATTCAATCAATTTTCCATTGcacattgatttgcacaacacTTTAAGGAGTTGCAAAATATAAATAAAGGTTCAAATGACAAGAATGAAGAACTAGTGCAATCCATGCATATCCTGAAGGATCAAGAAAAAACTTTCTACCCTTTTATAACTTTGTAAAATATGAATAAAGGTTTCAATTGATGAGAAAAGAACTGGTGCAATTCATGCATACCCTGAAGGTTCAAGAATCAAAATTTTGCTATCATGCTAATGCATATTAACTAGCTAAGACAAACACAATCCTTAAATCCATGATCTAATGAGtcaaaacaaaaataacaataacaacaaagaCTTAAGCACTGCTATGTGGGATtcttatatgaatctttttttccaaaattctaCCAATTGAAAGTCATATCCAACAAAAGTTGGAGaccatcaaaaaataaaaaatatatattaaaaaaaaatgcatttttccCTTCTCCCTCATGCACTCTCTTAGCCCCACCCCTCTTTCCCCTAGCTCTCCCACCACCTCAAACTCAATCAAATTGCCCTTTCTCAGTGGTAATCCTGTTTAATCTACATTACATGTGTTCAAACCATCTTAACTTCTTTTGTTGAATAGGCTCTACTTCAAACAAACTAGGAATgtgctcatttcttactttatattTTTGAGATCATGTTGCTCATCCAACAAAGAATTCTAACTTCAGCCATGCATATTTATTGTAAGCTGTTTTTTTAGTTGGCCCAGATTTCCATACACATAACATAGCCAACATACAGTTGTCATCTAATACTAATTAAATTTCATAGGTATTTTACACTAACATGACATCAGATGCAATTCCCATTTAATCCATCTGCTTTAACTCTACACATGAGATCCTCATCAATTTTCCATTTACTAGAATGATTTACCCAAGGTGACAAaatccgttttttttttttttttctgttaaaTTTGTTGACCATCATTTTAACTTTCTTCAATATCCCCCTGGAATTACTTGTCTTACTTCTACTTATCTTGAAACATACAAATTCTACGGTGTATAATCTTGATTCTAATCCTCCTCCAATTTCATCTACTAAGAGAATATCATTTGTGAACAATGAAACCTAAGGGCCATTCCCCAAATGGCTCCCTACTTTGCAAGGGTAGGGAGAGGGTCGTCATAGTTTACGCAATCTTACCCCAGCTTTTAAGCAAAGAGGTAATTTCCTTGGACTCAAAACCATGACCAaccggtcacaaaggagcaaccttactgcTGATCCAAGGCCCGCCCTCAAACTATGAAGCCTCATCTTTAATATATCTAGAAATTTCATCAATAactaatgataaaaaaaaaacaaaaacaaaaaaacaaaaaataaacaaaaaataaaaaataaaaaataaaaataaaaaaacaagatttgcaattcttaatttattttcttcACATTACTTTTTGTGTAAATCTTCTTTCTTGGTGTGTTATTCTTCGCTTTAATTTTGACCAACATCTCCTAGGAATGTGGTGTTTAAAACATTTCTTTGGGGGAAAATGGATGATGATTTCCTCTACTACAAATTCTATTTTTAGCAAGAGTAGGCATGATCTTCATTCTAACAAGTTTTTTTCTTGGAAAAAGGTGGTGGGGGTTATGCTCCTCATACTTATCCTCAACTTATTCTCTCCTTTGCTCGGTATAAGCTGGTGATCAGTgacaacaattttcatttttattctcccCATCATTATAGGCTTTCTTACAATCACAATGAGTTGAGAATTACCTCTTATTCTATGAAGGGAAAACCTCTTTGGTGATATTCACTTTCTTCAAAATCTCTATGAGAGTGAACTGGATGTGATTGTTAGATAGACAGATGCTCTTCATTCTTTTGTCCCACATCCAAGACATAAAATTAGAACTTGGAAAGGGGATATGACATTTCCGGTATCTTTTCTCACGAATCTTTTCTATTGTGATTACTGAAAtcccttcttttcctttggaGAAAGTAAATTTGGAAGGCTAAGATTTCCTCTAAAAAAAGGCATTCACTTGAGCATTGGTTCTAAAGACTTAATACTATGGGGCTGTTGGGCTATGGTTATCCTATAGGATTACTGGAAAATGTGATCTTTGGGATATTGGATCTCCACACTTGGGAACTCATCAGAATTTTACATGGCACGCATCTAAGATTCCCTAGGAACACAAGATGCCCCCAAAACATGGGTATATATTATCCACCTCTCCCTTGGGTAATTTTGAATTTCCATGGAAATCCAAATTCATGGAACAAAAATATCCCTACCATTCTTTGCTCTTGGACGAAATCACCTTTTCTTGTTGACTAATAattataagaataataataaatattattaatactTCCTACGATAATAAGTAAAAAATGCCTGATTTACTATTTCGGTTTGGTGACAGGAGAGAAATAGTagaattttcaaagataaagTTATGCCCACCATCTTTCTGTGGGATAGAGTGGTTTTTCTTGCTTCTGTACAGGATTTTGCTTCCAGGGTATTTTAAGGTGTTTCACAATTCTTCTGCTTTGTATCTGTTAGAGCAATGTGTTTTCCTTGCCATGTCCTTGCATGGAATATTTTTAAGAATCACATATGTAGAGAAATGTGAGGCTATAAAATCAAGCAGACACAATCCAGAAATCAACGCAAAGAATTTTTTAACCATTGTGCAGACTGCTAGTATCCCTCTCCACGATGCAGTTGCAAAGATTCTAACTGAATAATAAATTAACATTACTTCTATCAAGGCAGTCACATCTTTCACGAAGAAATGGATATGAATAAGAACTTATGTGacattaaaaaattcaaaaaattgagaTCCTGTTCGATAAAGTAAAGAATTATGTTTACCTTGTCAAACCGCTCATTGCTATTTCTTCCAGTCAACTGTATTATCCTCTTCTTTGACACTTTTCGTAACTAACATGAATAAACTCAAATCCAAGGAAGTTAGTACACAGACATAGGAGAAGCACAATAATTATATAGCTTGTTTACTCATAAAACACAACAAATATATATACCCAATTTTGTAAGCGGAAATAAGATTGTACAAGAAAACATAGAATTAAGGAATGACTTTCCTTCTAGAAAGGTAGAGGTGGCACCTAATTGATGACCAAACAAAAGATGTCACCCAAAATGGTTTAGTTATGTACACCAAGGATTATAGAATGCACAACCAAGAAGTCAGCTGATCCAAGTTGAAAGTGCTGTTAGCACGAGAAAGGCCAGAAAGATTGCAAGATGAGACACTAGATAAGACACGAGCATAAGATTTAACAGAGGAACTACCTCAACACACAGCTGGACAACTTCATGTAGCTAACCAGACAACCCCTACTATGTCAAACTTAAGGGTTTGTTGAGTTAGCAAATTAGATATGCACTTAGCAATTAGAGAGAATAAATCCAAAGGAAGCTGGAGACTACTAATGACAAGTCTGAAGCAGATAGTTTTGAGAAAGGACACCATTGTGAAAACATATTAGCCCACTTGTCGCTAGAGAGAGATATCAGGAATGGTGTCATCTCAGCATTAGAGCAATTTACCACTAAAACCCACCCATtgtgcacacacacatacacaccaCATGCCACAAGACCACAAATAAGTTTTAGAaagaaatttcaaaagaaaagatAAGAGAGCTGAGCCAAAGACactaaaaatattaaatgttaTAGGAGAAAAATATGACATATTAGTACGTGTAATCACCCTTTAGGAGAAAATTTTGGCATTTAATACATCATCATTACTGCTTCGCATGAAAGCACAAAACATTAAGAGGAAGACATTGAatgataaaaaaagaaataagttAAATAATTGAAACCAATGCAACAGATTGTtctaaaagaaaaaaggaaatggGGGTGACAAATGTATTAGATAGTAAATAATGGGTTGCCAAGTAAGAGTAGAGAGAGTCTGGCAATCTTCAAGCTTGGTATCATTTTAATGAGTATTCTTTCTTGGAAGGGGTTTTCCATGTTTCTGAAACTCAAACATTGATTTGAGGGGGTTAAAATTTTTGAGTTACTAATGCTCATGACAACAGGAGAGGAGTTTATGAAGATAATCTTTAAAGTTTCACATAGTTTTGAGGTTCCACAAGATGCCACAAACAACAAAGGTAGTCTAGGTCAGGAAAATGATAAATTTGCCTACTTCCTACGTAGAAGGAGGCTTTTCTCCTGCTGAGACTAGTGTTAAAATGGGGAATAGCGCACCAAATGAAGATGCACAAGTATTAGAATAAACAGTCCAACAAAGTGCTATTTTATTGTTATTTCTATCAATTTTCTCTCCCCCCCCGGGGCAGGGTTACTGGATGGTAGGATAAATTAAGCAATTGAAAGAAGCACTAACATTGGAAAAAATTCCATGATTAAAGGAGTCTTGATTAGCTCAGCAAACCCATACCTGTTGCAGTAATCCTTCAGGGCTGCAAAGATAGGTTGGATAAGTTTCACTGTCAGTCATTTCTAGGCAGCTACCAGGGGAACAAatcaaaaaacataaaaaatgagaacacaagaagagataaatacaagggggaaaaaaaataattttgaatatgTTGTCATTTTCTACTCATGATACTATCAATAATCGAAAATGAGGTCATATCCTGCTCATAGTTATAAATTTGACTTATCCAATTTTGGCCTAGGAGATCTCAAGGCTAGGTCCAGCAACTGCCCCACTGCAAACATCATTTCCATCCATTCACCACATATTATTAGTGAACCATTATGATCTACAGACAACAATAACAAGCTTTATTTTGATAGATAAGTTGTGGTGGGGCACAGTGAGGTTCAAGCTCCACTCAAATGCAAGATTGGATGACCCCACCCCTCCACAACAATAACAAgattaacaataataacaatgcATAGAAATTTCAGCAAACAAAACAATACAAGACAAAACAAGCATATGTAAGAGGATACAAAATAACACAAGAGAAAATGAAAAAACTTCAAAACCAGAATCTTACGAAATATGCAAAGCAGCCCCATGACGAGACAACACTGAAGCGACAGGATCATAACCATCCCTTAGAGCAGTATTGTAGTAACCAGCTGTAAGTTCAGCAGGGTGTGATACTGTTTGGTACCACCAGTAAATTCCACCAATTTTAGCCACTAACAAAACAGAAGCATTCCTGCTTTCTTTGTACTTCTTCAACATATTTGCTGCTTTAGCAAGAACAGCATCTGCATGACGAATTAGGCTACCACTGTACCATTCCTACAAAATATAGTGGCCTTTGTCAGGTTTCCTATGTTTTTTCTATTCAAGCAACATAATACTAGAATCACTTTCATATTCGTGAGATACTAACTAAAGCTTCATGGATTTGAGGCTGTGATAAAATAAGTGCAGATGTTCCCATATAAATTCTCATAGGCATGGGGGGGCAAGCAACACAACTAATATGAGCACATATTCTCATATCCATTTTTTCCATAAAATGCAAGTTAGGCGTACATTTATGCACAATACTATGACAATGTAGTTCTAACTTGATAGGAAACTGTCAGCTTCACCCATAATAAGTCACACAAATGCCCATTCCATTCTAGATCCTTCAAAAAATCTTCCAAATTTTGCTTTTAAACTCTTTTAGAGTCCATGGGGGGTGCTGTTTAAAGAAAATAACTCACATGACAAAATATTACGTCAATTGTCATAACACATTCAAGGGATGGGTTACAAAAGCAACCCAACAaccaaaaaattataaagaagaATTTCGGCAAAAAATGATGATTTATTTTCAATGCCAGAGTTTTATAAGTCATAAAGCCAAATAGACATTTTGCATGACCAAATCACACTTCTGATTAAACTTTCTGCACATCATCATATATTAATTATGGGAAGAAAACGCATGCTTAACTAACAGTAAGTCAAATTTTCCAGTATACTTCAATCATgcagatatgctaatatgaaaatttaaactAGCTTATATAGAATTCATACAAGGAAAAAACGACCATAATCAGAAAGAAAGCTTTCTTGTCCCTCTTCAAAGAAAGGAACGCCAGATGGAAGACTATTATAGAACCCTGCATTCTGTGGGCCTTTATCTCCCCATTGAGGCTTTCCTTCCTGGCAAGCGGACATCTTCAAGTCCTCCATCCTGAGAGAAGCAAGTTTGATAGCATTCAGAATTCAATATCAACTATGTAGATATACCAGGAAGAAAAAGTATAACCCACATATATTTGTCATAACACTGAAATTCACCAATTCCAGGGAATCTCCATCTACCATCTCCGAAAGGATGTGCAGGATACCTGCAGAAGATGCTCTATAAGTTAATCTAGCAATATCTACATGCCCTATGGAAAAACTAGAGATGGAAAAGTACCTAAGCTCTCCAGAAGGACCAAGACCAACACTTATTTCTTCAATTACACTTCCAATAAATGATTCAAATTTGTTAACAAAACTGAACATGAAGTCTTCATAACATTGAATGGCAGTCCGGCCAAAAAATAAAGGGGCATGGTCCACCCCTAGCGTAAGATAATCAtcatttgaaaatccattttggtCGCGATAATATATATCCTTATTGAGATCACCTATCTTAAAAATGGAAATGCAAATGCATTAGCCTTTAATAATCTggttcatataatataataatcaaataCTTAAGATAAAACACTAAAAACAAAACAGCACATATGCAAGGGGTAGTTCCAGAAAAAGTTGAACAGATATCAACCATCCAAATCTGTAACATTCTCCATGGCTGTCAGTAAAGACAAGATGTAAATAAAGcaatctatgtatatatatataaactaggACAGCAGACAATGACGATCATAGTAATCACAATTAAACTCAAAACCTACTAGGGCAAACTTTCAAATAGGGACTGGCAAGTTGCCATCCCAAGCATTAATTGCACTCATATCACTTAGTTTTTATCATATACAATAACTCAAATTAAGTTGAGATGGCAAAATAAAGAAACAAACCTCTAAAATCCACAATGGAAGACTAACTCCCCCTTTCTCTCTAGATAATGAGTGCACGTTTGAGTGAAAAGACAAGGCAACATGCAACTTCAACCCTGACTCAGATATCAGTCTAAAAAGCTCTTCATAGAGAGACCAATTATATGTACAAGGAGAACAACGCTCTACAATTCCCCACCAAACCTCAACTGCAATTCCATGGACACCTGCCAACTTGAGCGCTTTCAAAGATATAGTTAAGGCCTTGATTCTGAAACAACAACCAGCAATATACATAGTGTTTCTAAGTCACCACCGAAACTGGAAGaatcaataaatgaaagaaaatagATATTAGACTCTATAATATCTTGCACCTTAGATTGAAAGTGGACCCCACATAGCCCCAAGGCTTCTAAAAGTCTatcctttttaaatttaaacAAGTGTATGGCAAACATTGGGATTGCCATTTAATTCAGAGAGTGCCAATTGTCAAATGATGTCAAAAGTCAAGAAAGCACAAGCCTTCTCAAAAAATTCATAAACAGACACACATCTAGGTCAGTTAATGATGAACACACACACAATGGGTCTAAAACATACATCACGCAAATGCAATGAACCCTCACTTTCTAATTCTTGGAACCCCATAAGTGTCAATAGCAAATGAGTCAATGGGCATCATGACAAAGATGGGAACCCTCTTTTGTCTTGATGACTGCAATATTGTGGCTCTTGATTTCTCTCTAGCATCCATGCTACAAGACAATCAAAAAATATCAGTACAAATCTCTTCCTTCCCATTGACAAGTCATTTAAGTATATTAGAAATACACATGAAGGAAGTTAGATGGCTCAAGCAattcataaaattaaataattgcATAATTGTaaagaaattaaaagagaaatcctTAATCTCAAATCAGCTTAAACATCATAACTCAAGTAATCTGTTGATTAGCATTAAAAAACTCCATACTTTTGCCTTTGTGATGAATCAAGGTGCATGGATTTGATAAGCCAATTAGCTAGGCCCACGAGTATTAAGCCAACCTGGCTTATCATCTTTAAAGAACTGGAGATAATAGTCCATAAACATGTATATTAAGATTTAAGACCAAGCAATTGACATAGCCTCTAAATATGCACATAACCAAACATCATGCATTCAAGCCCATTGACCCAAACCAATAGCATCAAAAACCTATTGAATCCAAATCAACTACATTCAAGCCCATTTTCATACCAGAATAATAGAGTTTGTTTacatagaaaaagaaatttattaagaaataAAGTATGAGGATGAGAAATACTCAAAATAACaaaggaaagaaataaaaaaacaagaagaaaattaacacaataagaaaaaagaaaattaagcTAATAAAGCCAACAAATCACAACGGATATAAGAGAAAACAAGCTGCCAAAACACCTTATAGAGAAAACACACAtggaagcaaaaaataaaaataaaaaacctattCAATATCAAATCAATAGATGAAGCATGATCTTGAAAATCCTGGGCATTTCACTCAAGCCAAAGAGCACATATGACAGCAAAAACAGCACAACAGCAGCATCACATCCTCACATTACTTTTCCTCCCAAATCCTCTAAGCCAATCaacaacaatccaaaaaaaaaaagcctccAAAGTATGAAGGCAAACCCAGCATGCTGCCAACAAACCAAAAAGTTTGTTCAACAAGCACCAAGCCACAGAGGAGTGAAGAACTAAATGAGCATGATCCAGCAACTGCACAGAACCTCTAAATCCTCACATTGCCTCCAAAAGCCTCCAAAACCAATCAACAAAAGAAACCCCCAAAGAATGAGGACAAACCCAACATTCTGAAGATTAGCTCCAGAAATACAAAGCTACAGAGGAACGAAAAACTGATTGAGCATGATCCTCACAACTAGAATAATACATAACACGTGCATCAGGAGACAGCCAGATATGGTCTTGTAATTTGCACCATTAATGATGTTAACCATTTAGCTCTATTAAGAATGGTCATCCCCACAAAAAGCCTTTTGCTTTGACGAAATTTTAGCTTTCCACACTCGATTAGCAAGACGAAAAGAATGAGAAGACGggtttaatataaaattaaaaatatagatatatattttacAAGAAAAAAACACATCAGCGCAATGAGAATACCAATAAGAACCCTACAAAATCAAGAGTGAAGAAAGATCCCCCATCTCCGACTTTATATTTGGCACAAGGAGAAAAGGAAGGAGTTACCAGTGAAATGAATTTCCAAGGGCTTCCACGTGAAAATCTAGCCACAATTTTGGCATCCCATCCATTATCATGCAGatcaaatttacttttaataacCCTACACCAAAGAGAGCCAGCTGCCAAATGAAAACTTCATAACCTATTACCCACCAAagcaatgtttttagacaccaaattaccaagacgCAAGCCCATCTCTTCCTCAAACCTACGGATGACCTCCTAACTCACTAGAAGTAGAAATTAGAAACTTTTCCTGCAAAATTTctataatttataaataattatattcCTAAATCCAATAATTTTTCTCTAAGTCATTTTAGGTCAACTGGATTTCTGTCATTTTAATCCTATCCAAGACCATATTTTCCATTAAATCAAAGGCATTGATGACTTCCGTAATGATCTCATCTCCTGCCCCTTCACATCTTTCTCCCAACTTAGGAGTAACTCCAAAGGATGACAATGCTTAAGATTGCTGTATTTGAGCGGCATCTGAGACCATATGCATCTTCCTTAGGAAGAAAAATTAGGAGCAACCAATGGAGCAAGAAAAATATCAGCATTTATGATGATGGGCAGAATCAATTAGGTTCCAGCAAAGGTTCTAGATAAGACCTTGGAATGCTATTAGCTAGATGGCAGTCCACAAGGGGTGAATATGAGCTGTAACCTTATGTTTGGCAGGTTAGAATTCGAAccttaatttgaatttgtgttgATTTGGATGCTCCACAGTAATATTGAGTTTCTGGCTAAATTCTTGCACATCCAAATTTAACAccagaaattcatgctcccaaccACAACGTAAGCACTTCTAGCACAAATAAATGTTAGGCTTAAAACCATGCAATTTTAGATATTTTCAGCAGCCAAACATTGAGAAAGTCATAACCGAATGAACTATAACGATTCAATTGTTTTGCTAAATTAAATTATCAAATCACTGATTCTTCGACCAAGCTCGTTACAATTATTTGCCCTAAATTTGAGCTTACATGTTTCGAGAAGGCAAaaaaaacaaaatcataaaaaaacCGCACTTAACATTTTCGTTTCTTTGTCTCTAATTTTCCTAAACTTTCCCGGTAACAGAGAATTATACACGCATAGATGCATTTGTAAGTATTGACGCGTTTATGTAAGCAAGGAAACGGAAGCTGACCTCAAAATGCGGCGATTTCCGGCCACGGATCGCCCTCTGAAAAGCCCCTTTCTGAAGAGAGGAACAGCATAATCGTTTTTAAGGTTCTTTCTGCTTTTCCTCTTTTCGAAACGCGCTCCTCTGAAGCTGCAGAATATTTTCTCTCCCGCGCATTTGCATCCCACTCCACTTTCAGCCATTGCAATCGATCCACAAAGagaggcgagagagagagagagagggattttcTCGAGAAAGTGCGACGAGTTGTTGCTCTCCACAGccataatattattaattatttttattttaaaacttttttaactTCCCCACAATGCCCCTAGTTTACCTTGGAATCTTGAAAAAATATACGCACACGCCTGTGAATTTGGTTCGATTGCATGTGTTTGGtctaattattttcattttttaatatgaaaatatatcttttaattgttaatttttattttttttttaattttaaaaaattattgtactaCTCAAAAGTGATGTCAAAGATTATAAAagctaaaattaaaattaaaaaataaaaataaaaaaataacaacgttcggctaatatttctaatattgatataaatttaaaacttgattAAAATTATTTGCGCCTTtatcaataataattaaaaataataattaacatcataaaaattcaaaataatataaattataactattagaataaaaataaaattaaaatagttattttacTTAAGTATCATATTTTAAGATTTACTTTACAATAGCAATCttaatatattgaaaaatattttttaataattttcaaaTAGGTTTTATTGTTTTTTAGTCTTGAAAATTTgagtatattttattttcatcatattttaaattcatgtaatcactttatttaaattttaatttaaaaaatatctaaaaaataaaatatttaatcaaataaAAGGTAATTCTTAATGGTTTGCATACAGattgtcaaaattatttaaaattatcaattttgatttttaattttttcaattttaacttttttatttttgttcatttataatttttattttcataattttaattattgtATCAAACAATACTAGCTTTTCTAtctatttcttattttgtttaaatgtatttttattttatgtgcgagtgaatttttttttttgtgtgcgcATATTTTATAGCAATCTATAATGAGTTTTTTTTTACTTATAGAAAAATCACTTTAACTTATAAATTTAAGTTATTTATTCGGATTCTAAATTAAAGCCTAATTAATACAATTTCTAGTCTAACAAAAATAGTATTCGTAAGTGTCTACACatcaaattaataaattttataccCATATGTTGCTCGCATTTTTTCAAAAACTAATCATTCAATTAATCAATTCATGTTACACTAGATATGGATCAAATTAATTAACAAGttcaaagatcaaattataaatattctaaaattatTGCAGACGTTTTTTAAGAAAAGTAAACTGGCATGCAATTGCCGATAATTACATAggatgaaatttaaattttgaattttttatcaaAAACCATTAAAAATATAGTATAATATTTCGATAACAATACATAATAATCTCAAGGGTAATCATTATAATTAACTTTAAATTAAATCATTAAGAGGATATTAttgtaatttcaaattttcaaatttttttctttttttttttagtacaaCAAAAATGTGGCCGGCGGCCCTCCATTTTTTTGGCGTGGGAAACGAAATTATGGTGGGCTCATACTTTACGTTTGCTGTCATTGACGATGAACTTTGTGTAATTTATTTCTTTACctcttcaaaaaataaatttatacttTGACCCCTGTAACCTGAACATGTGCAACTAAGGGAATAAATCAATGGGAGTATGGTATTTCAAGAAAAAATGGAGGGAGAGGGAAGTTTCACAAAATGCACAAAGAAGAGGGGTttatggaaaatatatatatctgaCGTGGCTGCTGTCCGACCTGGAAGTGGTTATCCATACATCAAGTTGGAATCAATTCATCGTTACATGAAAAATAGgtctattaaaaaaataagtttttgtgtatttagaaaaatcaaataattacaaaacttCCTGCATTTTTTGCTTATCAATATTTGtgcagaaaatttgaaaaaat
It encodes the following:
- the LOC131167422 gene encoding inactive beta-amylase 4, chloroplastic isoform X6 — translated: MAESGVGCKCAGEKIFCSFRGARFEKRKSRKNLKNDYAVPLFRKGLFRGRSVAGNRRILSMDAREKSRATILQSSRQKRVPIFVMMPIDSFAIDTYGVPRIRKIKALTISLKALKLAGVHGIAVEVWWGIVERCSPCTYNWSLYEELFRLISESGLKLHVALSFHSNVHSLSREKGGVSLPLWILEIGDLNKDIYYRDQNGFSNDDYLTLGVDHAPLFFGRTAIQCYEDFMFSFVNKFESFIGSVIEEISVGLGPSGELRYPAHPFGDGRWRFPGIGEFQCYDKYMMEDLKMSACQEGKPQWGDKGPQNAGFYNSLPSGVPFFEEGQESFLSDYGRFFLEWYSGSLIRHADAVLAKAANMLKKYKESRNASVLLVAKIGGIYWWYQTVSHPAELTAGYYNTALRDGYDPVASVLSRHGAALHISS